A region of the Melospiza georgiana isolate bMelGeo1 chromosome Z, bMelGeo1.pri, whole genome shotgun sequence genome:
GCTGTGCTCACTGCCACAGGGatgccccagcacagggtgggcacTGGGTGATGGCAGTGGGACCGTGGGGGGTGCCCATTGCCCACAGGCACTCAGCTTGTCACAGGCTTCCCATGGAAGAGTCTCAGATGTCTCATTCCACAAAGCCATTTATTCACAGCGCAGTAACACAGAAACAGCTCAAAATGGTTCCTCTGAGGATGGGTACCCAACAAAGAACACCTGAGCTTTTATCCCCTCAATGTCTGCTTGTGCTCAAGCcttgctcctcttcctctcttctcCTGCCCACCTCTGTGTCCATCCACCTTGCTTTCATCATCCCTCTCCTTCATTTTGCAAAAGGTCAGCAGTTCCTGCCTCCTGCAGTGTCTCTCAGTGTCCGTGTATCTCTCTGGCACCTCTCATCCTCCTGCCCTTTGCTATCCCCAGGCTGTCAGCTCACAGCCTCTTGCCTCGGGCTCCCACCTGAGCtcaatctctgcttttccatctgcatctctgcctgtgccttgcaggcccagctgcctggagcagaggtgTTCCTCAACAAGGGACATCTGTACCAGCCTTCCACTGGGGGAGGCTTGGTGAAGGTGGGTAAGATGCTGCCACTGAGTCCCTTTGAGGACTCTGTTAGTTTTCCTGGCTGCCCCTTGCCTCTGCCACTAtttgctgctggctcctgccttGCCCTTTCTTATCCCTACATCTCCTGTCCTGGGCTGAGCTTTGTTGTCCTGCCTCAATGCCAGGAAGGAgatgcagcacagctcctgggcaTGCAACTATCCAGTGTAGATGGGGAATCCAGGCAGGATTTACCAAGGGCAGGCAATGCCTGGCCTGACTCCTGCTGTGGCAGCAATGGGCTGTGCATAAGGGGAGAGCGATGGGGAATGTTTATCATGAACCTTTCAGGGCTGGGACTTGGTTTCCCATGGTCTCCTCACTGGCAAAGTGGGGATATATGAGGGCAGGAGTAGAGGAGGAGAGCTTGGGTGGAAAACCTGAATGGTGTGAGGGCTGCAGGGGGTGTCAGAAACACCCCTGTTCTCCTGAATGCAGTTGCTGAAGGGTTGATTCTGGGGTTTGTGCTCATTGGATCTTTCATCAGTGCACTGGATGGAGGGTAGGGGGTGGCTCAGGTGGCTGGGGGGCAATACCACATCAGTAATGTGTAACTGGAGGGCAGGATTGGGTACAGAGAGGCCTGGAGAAATGGTTTTATGGGAGCCTGCTTATACTGGGGTGGGTAAAAGTGCaaatcctgcagctgggaagaaAGGTGAAGCCACATATCAAGATGGGCAAGTAAGCAGCCATACTGAACCAGGCCAGGGAAAGCATGGACCAGAGGCTGGATGGGGGCTGCAGTGTGTCCTTGCAGTGGCAACTGCAACACTGTGGGCAGTGGGGGCTGGAACTCAGGtctttgggagcagggaggacatTTGGACTCTGCAGGACAAGCCAGACACAACAATCTTTGTTTTGCATGATAGCTGAGACTGTAGGGGACCTGCAGTCTCCTGTCCCAGCCTTGCCATGCCATTGGGCTGGCTCCACCAGCCTCCTTCTGTGGAAGCTCTCCTAGGAGCTGCCCTCTCAGTCTGAAGCCATTTGCCCTCGTGCTCTTGCTACAAGCCCTTGTGTAAAGTCTCTCTCCAGATTTCTTGTAGCCATTTTTGGTAGTGGAAGGCCACAGTAAGATTTCCCTgaagcctcctcttctccaggctgaacaatcccaattctcctcacagcagagctgctccatccctctgatcacctTGGTGgctcctctgtgctggctccagcaggtccctgtggttcctgtgctgggagcccagggctgcatgcagggctccaggtgggtctcagcagagcagagcagaggggcagaatcccctccctgccctgctgcccacggggctctgggtgcagcccaggacacgtttggctctctgggctgggagtgccatggctgggccatgtgcagcctctcacccacagcacccccaagcccttctgggcacggctgctctggggctgctcatgcccagcctgggctggcaccaggggctgtcccagcccaggggcagcaccagcacttggccttgttaaACCCCATGATGCTCCCATGGGTCACTCCTCGAGCTtttccaggtccctctggatggcatcctgtCCTTCGGGTGTGTCAAACAcctcagcttggtgtcacctccaaacttgctgagggtgcagtTGATCCCACTGTTCACATTGTTGACAAAAGTACCGAATAACATTGGTCCCAAGTTGAATCCCTGAGGACCAACATCATCACCAGTGTCCAGTGAGGATACGGAGCCATTGAGCACTATCTTCTGGATGGAGCTCTTCCACTGAACAGTTCACCCATTGAATCCATTTATCTCAAATTTAGAGGAGGACTGTGTTGGAGGCTTTACAGAAGTCAGACAGATGACACGTGCAGCCCTTCCCTCGTTCACTGGTGCAATCACTCCATTGTAGAAGGGCACTGGGTTGGTTGGGCAGGACTTGtggtgaagctgtgctggctgtcccaGGTCCAGCTTAGCAAAATGGTTGCCAACACATTCCCCTCTCTGCAGAAACCCTGGCTGAGGCAGGGAGGGTCACCCTGAGTCCTGGACTAGGGTCTCTCATCACCCTCCTTTGGCAGATAAGGTCCAGCCGCATTCTTTGGGATCTTTCCCCCTTGGTGGGAGGGGTCTTCCTTTTTCCCCATGTTCCCAAGTCTCCCTAGtgctccttcctctctcccacCATCTTATCAGTGCACCTCCATTTTTCAGAACCATCTTCATTTGCAGCTCCACTGTGCTCCCTTTCTTTCCATGGTTTCAGGATTCACACATTCACCTCCCATGGTCTTAGGGCTCTTCATTGCCCTCGTTTTCCTCCCGTGGTTTCAGAGTTTCCTCATTCATCCACCACATTCTCAAAGCTCCCCAGCACTTCCCCACTCCCTAAATGGTCTCTGGCTTTCCAGCATTTTCTCATGCTGATGTCCCCACTGCCAGCACCCTTTCCAGGCaggacccagccatgggcaggtgATGAAGGCAGAAGAAAGGGCAGGATGAGAGCTGTCAATGCTGAGAGAAGGGACAGGCTGTAAATCCACAGGTCTACCCGAAATGGACAGGTTGAGGACATCAGTGTGTCAAAAATATGCAAAAGGCAGATCCTGcactctggcagccttggggtaACAAAGAAGGtgagagctgggctctgcactggagctgcattggccagggcacacagggacatgCAGTGGCACAGTACAAAGCAGTATAACATGTGTTTGCTTGAGTGTGGGAGAGGGGAATAAGGACTGTTTTCCATAATCCTTGCGTTGAAATAGAGGTACTTTTCCCCAGCAGTTTTGCAATGCAATTGAGGCAAAGCATGCCCTGGGGGCAGGATCCCAGGGtgcacacccagctcctggtcctgactccagggatggagccgggGTGGCAGCAGTCAGTCCTCGCCcagaaaaagaggaggaagcTCAGGTACACGGCTCAGATTTGGGGATTTCTCGCAGATCCATGGGTAGGGTTTGTTACATGGCTGATTCCACATTTCCCCGAGGATTAGTGACCAGCAGTCTGGAGAATGGCGTTTCCTAGGAAAGAAGGCACGTCTCAGGCCAGCCGTGACAACCTCCTCACCATGGACACCGCTTCCCATagatcccagtgctgctggggcaggcaaGGCAcctggcacagagagcagcctgAGGAAGTGTcacattcctcctcctgctcttctttGCCACTTGGATATTTGGCACTGCACCCCAGAGCTTGGCTCTACCCTCACCCCCCTCCCTTGGGCCACTGCTCAGGGGACCCTGTCAACCCTTTTGGGGTGTCACAGGGGCAAAACAGCACCTTTCATCATGGCCAAAGGGCAGGGGCTTGTGCCAAGGATTCTTGCACTTACGAGGGATGTTTGCTCTCCATCCACATAGATCTCCTTGCCACATAAGGAGGTTTTCCTCCAATCCAGTAGTACGCCTTAGATGCATGCACCAAATACTAGGGGGGAGAGAAGCTATCAGCCACCTGCTTCATGACCAGCACTTGCCAGgtgcccaggagccccagggctggctgtgcttcTCCCATCAGACTGCCAGGATGGCAACCCGGGGCTCAtggtgccaccctggggctCATGGTGCCACCCTGGCACCTCTGCAGAtagtgctgcagctgggggtCTGCCCAGCACCACCCTCCTGGGGTACCACAGCCCCCCTGCTCCATACCGGCACTGTCAGTGGTGACCACTCATCCTGGaccagcagctgagcagatCTCCCTTCACAGTcgttcctgctctgctcccaggtcTTGTTTGTCACCGAGATGTAGAGGCACTTGCTCTTGAAGAGTacccagccccaggggcagcagTCTGGAGGCGGGGGCACAGCTCAGATGCTCATCCTTCCATGGATGCTtggggagctcagcctggctgagttCAGCCCCCGCATCtttgcagcagcatcagctgtgccccagccccgtCACGCTCTACCTGTGTTCACGCAGGCACGCAGGCTGCTCACGGCCCTCTCGCTGCTGTTGAGCCTCGCCTGCACCTCCTGCATCTCCCTCTCCGTCCTGCCCAGCACCCCCGTGACGCGGCgcagctccaggctcagcctgtccagctccagctggctgACGTTGCCCTCGTGCCACGCgcgctgcagctcctctctggcccacgccagctccagctgggtctgctccaggctctgctccttcaCCCTCAGCTCCTGCGACAGGCGGCCCTGCTCGGCCTTGTGCTCACGGGAGGAGTCCTGCAGGCTGCGGGTGACCTGCCAgtctggggacactgtggggtgAGCTGGGACACGAGCATggggccctgcctggggcatgcctctggcaagggagagTGGGATAACAGTATCTGGCTGTGGGTGGAGATTGTCCTGGGAGTGCcagtgggaagggaatggaagcCCCAGGGGTGGCAGGTGGAGGGGAGACATTGGAAGGCAGCAAGAGACAGTGGGAAGACAAGGAGAGTCGATGAGAAGGCTGTGGAAGGCAGTGGGAGGCAATGGGAAGGCAGTGGAAGGGAGTGGGATGCAGTGGGAGGCAATTGGAAGCAGTAGGAGGGTTTGGAGGGCAGTGGGGGGCAATGGGAACACAGTGGAAGGGAGTGGCAGGCAATGGGAAGCAGTAGGAGGGTTTGGAGGGCAGTGGCAGGCAATGGAAGGCAGTGGGAAgaaaatgggaaggaaaagggaggcaGTGGGAAGGAATGGGAAGTCAGCAGGAGGTGgtgggaataaaatggggagGCAACGTGAGGCAGCGGGAGGAAGTGGAAGGAAGTGGGAGGCAATGTAAGACAGTGGGAAGTCAGTGAGAGGGAATGGGAGGTAGTGATGGGAAGGCAGTCAGAGGGATTAGGAGGCAATGGGAGGGAGTAGGAGGCAGTGGGAGGAAATGGGAGGCAATGGTTGAGAATGGGAGGCAGTGGGAAGACAGTGGGAGGAAATGGGAAGCAGTGATAGAGGGTGGGAGGCAGTGGGAGAGATTGGGAAGCAGCAGATGGCAGTGAGATGGCAGTGTCTGAGCAGTGAGAAGACCGTGGGAGGAAGTGACAGGGAGTGGGAGGCAGTGGGAGGCAGTGGGAGGGATTGGCAGGCAGTGGGAAGACAGGGGCAAGACCATGGGAAGGGGTGGGAGGTGGTGGGAAGGCAATGGAAAGGCAATGGAAGGGAATGGAAGAGACTAGGGGAGCCAAGGGGAGATAGTGGTAGGCAGTGAGAAAAGCTAAGGCAGTGTGGGGCAGCTCGTGGAGACCATGCAGGAGCCCCGGGGCCCAGCCCAGGCctcctccctggcagcccccgcagccagcccctctcccagcccaatGCCCTCCCGGCTGCCCCCACCCCCGGCAGCCACCGACTCACGGCAAACGCCCAGGGCCACCAcggccaccagcagcagcagcaacaggaaCAGGCTGGCTACCAGCAGCGCTGTGGGGACGCGCCACGGCCGGCTCCAGCGCCCTGCAAGAGAGGAGCACCGGCAGCATCACCCCGTGGGCATCACCCTGGGCATCCCCCTGGTGCCCTGCGTCCCCGCGGctgctccctgtgtccccacctGGGTTGGGCTCTGCTGTCACCAGCCCCAGCGGTGACACGTTCTCGTAGGGACTGTCGTCGTTGTCGTCGGGCGCGGTGGACGGTGGCCGCGCCGCGAACTTCAGGTCGGCATAGACCACACTCTGGGCCATGCCCCGGGCGGCCCTGCGGGCTCTGCTCCGCATCAAATGAAGATGCAGCTGGTTTCTGCAGAAGCAGAAGTGTGGCGAGGAGTGACGGAAGGGAAAGTACGGCAGTGGCATCCTGCCATTGGCCAGGCACCACAGTTGGGctccccctctgctccctgaAACAGCTCAGGGTCCCCTGGGACAGCACTGGGGTGGTGCAGCTTGGGGCTGGAGCATGGGGCACAGCTACAGAGAATTCACCAGATTTCCtagggcagggcagagcaggtctggcttccagctgggaacaggtcgctctgctgctgcctgcatcCAGGATGGAGGTTCTCTCTTCttggtgctctgctgcaggatctGAGCATCACTGCCCTACTGCCTAAAAGAGACTCCCACACTGCAGCATGAGCTTTCACTTCTCCTCTCGTCAAGGCCACATCTCTCCACTCTGCCACCAAATACACTATGGAAAACCACATCCCAGACACCAAAGGGTCATGATAAATGACCCTGTTCTCTCCCCTCGTCCCCATGCCGGTGCTTCCAAGCAGTAGAAGGCACACCAAGCAGTCACTCAGTAAATCCCACTGGCCTTTCCCTGCATGTCCTCCCTGGATCTGGACCCCTGCACACCCAGGTGGACATGCTCCTTTTTGTTCCAGGAGGTTGAGTAGAGGTTGCCCAACTTTTAGTTTTCTAAACCTCCTTCCCGTCCTCTTTAAATCTGGCTTTGATCTTTTGATTTCTCCACTGAGGAAGAATTTCCCTTGCTCCTGCAGAGATGATGGACAGTGGCTATGTAACACTGTGCTCCCCCAGCACCACTGTGCACCTCCAGTGCTGTCCCAGGGACTGGCTGTGTTCAGATGTGCCCATCTGGCCATCTGAGAGACAGTGGGAGGCAATGGCAAGGCAGTGGAATGGAGGGGGAGGCAGTGGGAGGCAATGGGAAGCAGTGGGAGAGTTTGGGGGCATCCCTTCTGAAacctgcccttctctggatgCCGTTCAGTAGAGACCTCTGAGACATGGAGGGCCTGGAGGGACCAAGACAGTGTTTGGAGGGAAGAAGA
Encoded here:
- the LOC131096256 gene encoding LOW QUALITY PROTEIN: B-cell differentiation antigen CD72-like (The sequence of the model RefSeq protein was modified relative to this genomic sequence to represent the inferred CDS: inserted 1 base in 1 codon), coding for MAGCHCRTFPSVTPRHTSASAETSCIXHLMRSRARRAARGMAQSVVYADLKFAARPPSTAPDDNDDSPYENVSPLGLVTAEPNPGRWSRPWRVPTALLVASLFLLLLLLVAVVALGVCHWQVTRSLQDSSREHKAEQGRLSQELRVKEQSLEQTQLELAWAREELQRAWHEGNVSQLELDRLSLELRRVTGVLGRTEREMQEVQARLNSSERAVSSLRACVNTDCCPWGWVLFKSKCLYISVTNKTWEQSRNDCEGRSAQLLVQDEWSPLTVPYLVHASKAYYWIGGKPPYVARRSMWMESKHPSKRHSPDCWSLILGEMWNQPCNKPYPWICEKSPNLSRVPELPPLFLGED